A single genomic interval of Lathyrus oleraceus cultivar Zhongwan6 chromosome 7, CAAS_Psat_ZW6_1.0, whole genome shotgun sequence harbors:
- the LOC127104612 gene encoding uncharacterized protein LOC127104612, giving the protein MDRSWMQKNRLSEEYKKGVLEFLKFAETNLPESNGRFHCPCAKCVNIAPLEAHIVWEHLGVNGICQNYTKWIWHGELSDAPKASPKEEFDVEMGDRLEDMIRDIGQDSFQRANIHDTLCNDSKIPLYPNCKNFTRLSAVLRLFNLKAINSWTDKSFTQLLELLKEMLPEENILPNRAYEAKKILCPMGIEYKKIHACPNDCILYWKDNEEKEKCPKCMTSRYKKKSDDEGCDVTTKGPPAKVLWYLPIIPRFKRLFGNLNDAKNIRWHAEERKCDGKIRHPADSLQWKKVDTLFPDFGIEPRNLRLGLSTDGMNPYGSLSSNHSSWPVLLIIYNLSPWLCMKRKHVMLSMMISGPKQPGNDIDVYLSPLIDDLRKLWDEGIDVFDSFSNETFKLRAMLFCTINDFPAYGNLSGYKVKGHKACPICEKDTCYHQLEKGKKTVYLGHRRFLNHNHPYRRLKKAFNGYQEYKVAPKALTGEEVYHRVRNISVSFGKKQKKITSNNIWKKSSVFFDLPYWSSLDVRHCIDVMHVEKNVCDSVIGTLLNIQGKTKDGLNSRLDMVKMKIREELAPQPRGNKTYLPPACHTLSKEEKRKFCQCLQGVKVPNGYSSNVKSLVSIQDLKLIGLKSHDCHILMQQLLPVAIRGILPKNVRHAITRLCLFFNDICNKVIDPDKLDEMENESIIILCQLEMFFPPSFFDIMVHLIVHLVREIRLCGPVYLRWMYPFERYMKILKGYVKNYYRPEASIVERYITEEAIEFCTDYLSDAKPVGLPKSRHDGRCDGKGTRLKVKHMGEGEVFQAHLYILNNTDEVHPYLSTHQTIVKAKNPRMTEKWVLKEHNRTFSKWFKTKIMNDDNASDTLKFLAYEPSFNVLCWSGYDINKFSFCTKSQDDKSTMQNSGVMITASSMHFSSSKDKNPVLASTAYFGVIEEIWELNYVKFKVPIFKCKWVNSNNGVQTDELGFTLVDLDKVGYKDEPFIMAAQAVQVFYVKDPSNTRWSVVLQRRNMNYSDENEDSTLDIDHNTSFSTQRPYFNDENEVDDVYAIRYDHQEGILEDNNK; this is encoded by the coding sequence ATGGATCGTAGTTGGATGCAAAAAAATCGCCTATCCGAAGAGTATAAGAAAGGAGTGTTAGAGTTTTTGAAATTTGCTGAAACTAATCTTCCTGAAAGTAATGGAAGATTTCACTGTCCTTGTGCTAAGTGTGTAAATATTGCACCTTTAGAGGCTCACATCGTATGGGAACACTTAGGAGTTAACGGGATTTGTCAAAATTATACAAAGTGGATATGGCATGGTGAATTGTCTGACGCGCCAAAGGCCTCTCCTAAAGAAGAGTTTGATGTAGAGATGGGTGATCGTCTAGAAGATATGATCCGTGATATTGGACAAGACTCTTTTCAACGGGCAAATATACATGATACTCTTTGCAATGACAGTAAAATCCCTTTGTATCCAAATTGTAAAAACTTCACACGACTGTCGGCTGTGCTAAGATTGTTCAATTTGAAGGCGATTAATAGTTGGACAGATAAAAGCTTCACACAATTGTTAGAGTTGTTGAAGGAAATGTTACCGGAAGAAAACATATTGCCGAACCGGGCCTATGAGGCAAAAAAGATATTATGTCCAATGGGTATAGAATATAAGAAAATACACGCATGCCCTAATGACTGCATATTGTATTGGAAAGATAATGAAGAGAAAGAAAAATGTCCCAAGTGCATGACATCACGCTATAAGAAGAAGAGTGATGATGAAGGTTGTGATGTGACCACAAAGGGTCCTCCAGCAAAGGTGTTATGGTACCTTCCAATTATTCCAAGGTTTAAGCGATTGTTTGGTAATTTAAATGATGCGAAGAATATTAGATGGCATGCAGAAGAAAGGAAGTGTGATGGAAAAATTCGGCATCCAGCCGACTCTTTGCAATGGAAGAAGGTTGATACTTTATTTCCAGACTTTGGCATTGAACCAAGAAACCTTAGGCTTGGACTTTCTACTGATGGAATGAATCCATATGGTAGTTTAAGTAGTAACCATAGTTCATGGCCCGTTCTCTTGATTATCTATAATTTATCTCCTTGGTTGTGCATGAAGAGGAAACATGTTATGTTATCTATGATGATTTCTGGACCAAAACAACCAGGAAATGACATAGATGTTTATCTAAGCCCGTTGATTGATGACTTAAGAAAGTTGTGGGATGAAGGAATTGATGTATTTGATAGTTTTTCAAATGAAACTTTCAAATTGCGGGCTATGTTATTTTGCACCATCAATGACTTTCCAGCTTATGGTAACTTGTCTGGTTATAAAGTTAAGGGGCATAAAGCATGCCCTATATGTGAAAAAGATACATGCTACCATCAATTAGAGAAAGGAAAAAAGACTGTTTACCTTGGACACCGAAGATTTCTTAATCATAATCACCCATATCGAAGATTGAAAAAGGCTTTTAATGGATATCAGGAGTATAAAGTTGCCCCAAAGGCCTTAACTGGAGAAGAAGTCTATCATCGGGTGAGGAACATAAGTGTTAGTTTtggaaaaaaacaaaaaaagatTACAAGTAATAATATATGGAAGAAGAGTTCAGTGTTCTTTGACCTTCCATATTGGTCCAGTCTTGATGTAAGACATTGTATTGATGTAATGCATGTGGAAAAAAATGTGTGTGATAGTGTAATCGGAACACTTCTTAATATTCAAGGTAAGACCAAAGATGGTTTAAATTCTCGTTTAGATATGGTTAAGATGAAAATAAGAGAGGAGTTAGCTCCTCAACCAAGAGGTAACAAAACCTATTTGCCACCGGCGTGTCATACATTGTCAAAAGAAGAGAAAAGAAAATTTTGCCAGTGTCTACAAGGTGTGAAAGTGCCAAATGGATACTCCTCAAATGTCAAAAGTCTCGTGTCAATACAAGATCTCAAACTAATTGGTTTAAAATCTCACGATTGCCACATTTTGATGCAACAACTACTACCTGTGGCTATTCGTGGCATCTTGCCAAAAAATGTCCGACATGCCATAACTAGATTGTGCTTATTCTTTAATGATATTTGTAACAAAGTGATTGACCCTGATAAATTGGACGAGATGGAAAACGAGTCAATTATTATCTTGTGTCAGTTGGAGATGTtttttcctccttcattttttGACATCATGGTTCACTTGATTGTTCATCTAGTTAGAGAGATTAGATTGTGTGGTCCTGTTTATTTAAGGTGGATGTATCCTTTTGAACGATACATGAAGATATTGAAAGGCTATGTGAAGAATTATTATCGTCCTGAAGCATCTATTGTTGAAAGGTACATCACAGAAGAAGCCATTGAATTTTGTACAGACTATTTGTCAGATGCAAAACCTGTAGGACTACCCAAGTCTCGTCATGATGGAAGATGTGACGGTAAGGGTACACGTCTAAAGGTTAAGCATATGGGCGAAGGGGAAGTTTTTCAAGCACATTTGTATATATTGAATAACACTGACGAGGTTCATCCATACTTGAGTACACATCAAACCATTGTCAAAGCTAAAAACCCTCGTATGACTGAAAAATGGGTGTTGAAAGAGCATAACAGAACATTCTCAAAATGGTTTAAAACCAAGATTATGAATGATGATAATGCTTCTGATACATTAAAGTTTCTAGCATACGAGCCTAGCTTTAATGTTTTATGTTGGAGTGGGTACGATATAAATAAGTTTTCTTTTTGTACAAAATCACAGGATGACAAGAGTACCATGCAAAATAGTGGGGTAATGATAACAGCTTCTTCAATGCACTTTTCTAGTTCAAAGGATAAAAACCCTGTCTTGGCATCCACAGCTTACTTTGGCGTTATAGAAGAGATATGGGAGCTCAATTATGTTAAGTTTAAAGTTCCTATTTTTAAATGTAAATGGGTTAATAGTAACAATGGTGTGCAAACTGATGAATTAGGATTTACATTGGTGGACCTTGATAAGGTAGGATATAAGGATGAACCTTTTATCATGGCAGCTCAAGCAGTACAAGTATTTTATGTAAAGGATCCCTCGAACACTAGGTGGTCTGTTGTCCTCCAAAGAAGAAACATGAATTATAGTGATGAAAATGAAGATTCAACTCTAGACATTGATCACAATACTTCTTTTTCAACACAAAGGCCTTATTTTAATGATGAAAATGAAGTTGATGATGTTTATGCCATTCGTTATGATCATCAAGAAGGGATTTTGGAGGATAATAACAAATAA
- the LOC127104613 gene encoding uncharacterized protein LOC127104613, translated as MDKPSSSSPKKKKTRGVTALLRFIAKLPDGEKYQIDFDPDTFQPIGQYAAKFKSYLSFIARSKLLSIIASITNTPYVLKCKFTCPTDKEFRKHWFVYMGERLKQFKTLLSNVYIFGKGDKHGNTTPFEKYKFIKEEDWDLFVQTRQKEDFQEKRLKGKTHASKNIHPHILSRGGYEKLRATVMEERRKKVIEEAKGDESLMVDPPELKRYEAWLMARQKPSGNFTSEATNLVASKIGELVEKNTQGTIVFEGRDDILTVALGINEHPGRIRTAPRGVGFKKFYGKSSRSTLGGVSQDDLLAHLQALEQKMNIDFQHKLQKHLQQQRTELQQQMQKEMQEERAQIQQGMKLLQQMQLELRSERPKEMFIKEHVESVGTSTNGSCSKVMTTEDLTKKMDASEDYLKKINNLKENSFSLDLDHETSELSVFIDRVDLNELTSGIKWLSTSILSLWCTYLHRMCISKNFNKLFGFLDPNRILVHTKPAEVIQTYIQNKLDGEPKKCYLRPLLNSNHWQLFVICPEDNIIFWFCSLNRSPKKNIKVILEGALEGYHLLRGIKKKKPNWKNIMGHQQDNGWACGYYVMKNMFDIIDACIVERFNEIFTDTSSYEKESIDHIRQLWAQFFLQKVEEQENQEKKDLMTKQKRLKKTYI; from the exons ATGGATAAACCATCTAGCTCTTCACCAAAAAAAAAGAAGACTAGAGGTGTCACAGCATTGCTACGTTTCATTGCCAAACTTCCTGATGGTGAAAAATACCAAATTGATTTTGATCCTGATACCTTCCAACCCATTGGTCAGTATGCTGCAAAGTTTAAAAGTTATTTGTCATTCATTGCACGTAGCAAG TTATTATCTATAATTGCTTCAATTACTAACACTCCTTATGTTTTGAAGTGTAAGTTCACTTGCCCCACTGATAAAGAATTTAGGAAGCATTGGTTTGTTTATATGGGGGAACGATTGAAGCAATTTAAGACATTGCTCTCAAATGTCTATATATTTGGGAAAGGAGATAAGCATGGAAATACAACTCCATTTGAAAAGTATAAATTTATCAAAGAAGAAGATTGGGATTTGTTTGTCCAGACTCGACAAAAAGAAGATTTTCAA GAGAAAAGGCTAAAAGGAAAGACACATGCATCAAAGAATATCCACCCTCATATTTTGTCTCGTGGTGGTTATGAAAAACTTAGGGCCACCGTAATGGAAGAGAGGAGGAAAAAAGTGATTGAAGAGGCCAAAGGTGATGAAAGTTTGATGGTTGACCCTCCCGAACTAAAGCGATATGAGGCATGGTTGATGGCTCGACAGAAGCCATCGGGAAATTTTACATCTGAGGCAACAAACTTAGTAGCATCTAAGATT GGAGAGTTAGTGGAAAAAAATACACAAGGTACTATTGTCTTTGAAGGGCGTGACGATATCTTGACTGTTGCCCTTGGAATAAATGAACACCCTGGTCGGATCCGCACTGCTCCTAGGGGTGTGGGCTTTAAGAAATTCTATGGAAAAAGTTCACGCTCCACCTTAGGAGGTGTCTCTCAAGATGACCTTCTAGCCCACCTTCAAGCCTTGGAGCAAAAAATGAATATAGATTTCCAACATAAATTACAAAAACatctccaacaacaaagaacAGAGCTCCAACAACAAATGCAAAAAGAGATGCAAGAGGAGAGAGCTCAAATCCAACAAGGAATGAAACTCCTACAACAGATGCAATTGGAGCTCCGCTCCGAGAGGCCTAAAGAGATGTTTATAAAAGAG CATGTAGAATCTGTGGGTACGAGCACTAACGGAAGTTGCTCAAAGGTTATGACTACTGAAGATTTAACTAAAAAAATGGATGCTTCTGAAGATTACCTCAAAAAGATTAACAATCTCAAGGAAAATTCATTCTCTCTAGATTTGGATCATGAAACAAGTGAACTCTCAGTTTTTATTGATAGGGTGGATCTTAATGAATTAACTTCCGGTATTAAATGGCTATCCACATCTATCTTGTCTTTATGGTGCAC ATATCTACATCGCATGTGTATCTCCAAGAATTTCAACAAACTATTTGGGTTTCTCGATCCAAATAGGATACTAGTTCACACAAAACCGGCCGAAGTTATTCAAACATACATACAAAATAAGTTGGATGGAGAGCCAAAAAAATGTTATTTAAGACCATTGCTAAATAG CAATCACTGGCAATTGTTTGTCATTTGTCCTGAAGATAatattattttttggttttgttcaTTAAACAGATCTCCTAAGAAAAATATTAAGGTCATATTGGAGGG AGCTCTAGAAGGTTATCATTTATTAAGAGGTATTAAGAAGAAGAAGCCTAATTGGAAGAATATTATG GGGCATCAACAAGATAACGGATGGGCATGTGGATATTATGTCAtgaaaaatatgtttgacattATTGATGCTTGTATTGTTGAAAGATTCAATGAG ATATTCACAGACACCTCATCATATGAAAAAGAGTCAATTGATCACATCCGACAACTTTGGGCTCAATTCTTTTTGCAAAAGGTTGAAGAGCAAGAGAACCAGGAAAAGAAAGATTTAATGACAAAACAGAAGCGATTAAAAAAAActtatatatag